A genomic segment from Amycolatopsis camponoti encodes:
- a CDS encoding MFS transporter → MLGLRLPANPAVRRTVRLTYGFQFFFGLLLWVPIFYQYQKLAGLSDGEIFGIQSIYYIVFCLLEIPTGMIADRFDYRTSLAAGAGVLVAANLVPVFLGSYTGFLLHFVLIALARSLVSGAQSAYLYEYLHASGAGEHYLRVEGVGRAYSLIGKIVYWPVIGLLMTWNLPSPYWLTAINAGIALVFALKLPAIPGGRVVRDKTASLLAGVGGALSALRSSRWLMVLMVQGIAMFTLVRICQVNLFQPILESKSLSVNWYGAVLAAMTVFEALGAARPHRLRRAIGPVGSVFTLTIVMALCLGAVVFVGSFPTVLVLCVFAVATGISFPVQKQLLNDSIPDSRYRATLLSMESIVDRAVCAVVAVALGAYLAAGQLNEFLVLSAVVTCVVMGLLAVLLLVVRKHRSDRRVPAGREPVSA, encoded by the coding sequence ATGCTGGGCCTTCGCCTGCCCGCGAACCCCGCCGTCCGCCGCACCGTCCGGCTGACCTACGGGTTCCAGTTCTTCTTCGGCCTGCTGCTGTGGGTGCCGATCTTCTACCAGTACCAGAAGCTCGCCGGCTTGTCCGACGGCGAGATCTTCGGCATCCAGAGCATCTACTACATCGTGTTCTGCCTGCTGGAGATCCCGACCGGGATGATCGCCGACCGGTTCGACTACCGCACGTCGCTGGCGGCCGGCGCCGGCGTGCTCGTGGCGGCGAATCTGGTGCCGGTGTTCCTGGGCTCGTACACCGGGTTCCTGCTGCACTTCGTCCTGATCGCACTGGCGCGGTCGCTGGTGTCCGGCGCGCAGAGCGCGTACCTGTACGAGTACCTGCACGCTTCCGGTGCCGGGGAGCACTACCTGCGCGTCGAAGGGGTCGGCCGCGCGTACAGCCTGATCGGCAAGATCGTGTACTGGCCGGTGATCGGCCTGCTGATGACGTGGAACCTCCCTTCCCCGTACTGGCTGACGGCGATCAACGCGGGTATCGCGCTCGTGTTCGCGCTGAAGCTTCCCGCGATCCCGGGCGGCCGCGTCGTCAGGGACAAGACGGCGTCTCTGCTCGCCGGAGTGGGCGGCGCGCTGTCGGCGCTGCGCTCGTCACGCTGGCTGATGGTGTTGATGGTCCAAGGCATCGCGATGTTCACGCTGGTCCGCATCTGCCAGGTCAACCTGTTCCAGCCGATCCTGGAGTCGAAGTCCCTGTCGGTGAACTGGTACGGCGCGGTGCTGGCCGCGATGACGGTCTTCGAGGCACTGGGCGCGGCCCGCCCGCACCGCCTCCGCCGCGCGATCGGCCCGGTGGGATCGGTGTTCACGCTGACGATCGTGATGGCCCTCTGCCTCGGCGCGGTCGTGTTCGTGGGTTCCTTCCCGACGGTGCTGGTGTTGTGCGTCTTCGCGGTGGCGACGGGGATTTCGTTCCCGGTCCAGAAGCAGCTGCTGAACGACTCGATCCCGGACTCCCGCTACCGCGCGACGCTCCTGTCGATGGAATCCATTGTGGACCGAGCGGTGTGCGCCGTGGTGGCGGTGGCACTGGGCGCGTACCTGGCGGCCGGGCAGCTGAACGAGTTCCTGGTGCTGTCGGCGGTGGTCACGTGCGTGGTGATGGGGCTGCTCGCGGTGCTGTTGCTGGTGGTCCGCAAGCACCGCTCGGACCGCCGGGTGCCGGCCGGCCGGGAGCCGGTCTCGGCGTGA
- a CDS encoding regulatory protein RecX, translated as MPPAELPPEERYKKAKEICYDLLAVRARTQEELRQALRRKGFDEETSETLLGKLDRAGLVNDAEFAELWVKSRHETQGLSRTALLAELRRKGVDDEVAAQAAGEVDRESEEQMARELVRKRLGSLGNVDEQTALRRLLGFLARKGYPQGLAYTVIKEELREYGAESTLLDDAYIE; from the coding sequence ATCCCGCCGGCCGAGCTTCCTCCCGAGGAGCGCTACAAGAAGGCCAAGGAGATCTGTTACGACCTCCTGGCCGTGCGCGCGCGGACTCAGGAGGAGCTCCGGCAGGCCTTGCGCCGCAAGGGGTTCGACGAGGAAACCAGCGAAACCCTGCTCGGCAAGCTCGACCGGGCAGGGTTGGTGAACGACGCGGAGTTCGCGGAGCTGTGGGTGAAGTCCCGGCACGAGACCCAGGGCTTGTCCCGCACCGCGCTGCTGGCCGAGCTGCGACGCAAGGGCGTCGACGACGAGGTCGCCGCGCAGGCGGCGGGCGAGGTCGACCGCGAGTCCGAAGAGCAGATGGCCAGGGAACTGGTCCGCAAGCGCCTCGGGTCGCTGGGCAACGTCGACGAGCAGACGGCGCTGCGGCGGCTGCTCGGCTTCCTGGCCCGCAAGGGCTACCCGCAGGGGCTGGCGTACACGGTCATCAAGGAGGAACTCCGCGAGTACGGCGCGGAGTCCACCCTTCTCGACGACGCCTACATCGAGTGA